Proteins found in one Scardovia inopinata JCM 12537 genomic segment:
- the malQ gene encoding 4-alpha-glucanotransferase produces the protein MTTKRNTKKKVKMKESSERSSRTLIQLAHAYGVATAYTGQTGEFNEISDQVLIEVLKALNVDASTEAKAAKALRSKLDDDQRRLVKPTVLHVAGMDSKVPLHVSPQNTMAVTIRLEDGSLYQDGAKLDLSTEEEPNTVYAVIPSDLPLGYHSLIVSVDGHDTVAHLISVPEKIDLIDPLKDGSLWGWMAQLYSVRSEDSWGVGDFDDLKNMLVDAKKKTGADFILINPVHAAEPISPLTPSPYLPISRRFINFTYTRPEDIAEYQSLTQADKAAVENLHDQAKILNENPNRIDRDAMWDKKRQALWTIFQAERSAGRQKEFEDYCSREGEDLEAYATWCLAYDKWGAPTSSPDCWEKTLNKDSAEVKNLRAQNSQSLEFYKWMEWIATSQLAVAQKAAQQAGMKIGIMSDMAVGVHPQGAEVWWNPERFASGATVGAPPDMFNQQGQDWSQPPLNPVNLEETGYATYRTMVAGIFAKAGAVRIDHILGLFRLWWIPEGRTADQGTYVQYDSSIMLGILALEASRVGGTVVGEDLGVVPDYVADSLKSHGLMGCVIEWYQQYDGEFVPPKQWRQMALASVTTHDMPPTAGYLNYEHVKIRENLGLLTVPAKQFRASAEYEHKQLLSMLVDNGYLDKAFTKNEKVHEQEIVEAMHRALLDSPSKLKAAALVDAVGERRAQNQPGTNNEYPNWRIPLADDKGHAVYLEDLFDLPRARSLVAVMNGEK, from the coding sequence ATGACAACGAAGAGAAATACCAAAAAAAAAGTGAAAATGAAGGAAAGTAGCGAGCGAAGCAGCCGCACACTTATCCAGTTAGCCCATGCCTATGGTGTTGCAACGGCGTATACCGGGCAAACGGGTGAATTTAATGAAATTAGTGATCAGGTCCTGATCGAGGTGCTTAAAGCCCTGAATGTGGATGCCTCCACTGAAGCAAAGGCAGCGAAAGCCTTACGCAGTAAGCTGGATGATGATCAGAGGCGTCTGGTGAAGCCCACTGTCCTTCATGTGGCCGGAATGGACAGCAAGGTCCCCCTCCATGTCAGTCCCCAGAACACGATGGCAGTTACCATCAGGTTGGAAGACGGCAGTCTTTACCAGGATGGAGCCAAGCTTGATCTGAGCACCGAGGAGGAGCCAAACACCGTTTATGCTGTGATCCCGTCTGACCTTCCTCTGGGATATCACAGCCTGATTGTTTCAGTTGACGGCCATGATACGGTTGCTCACCTGATCAGTGTTCCTGAGAAAATCGATCTGATTGATCCTCTCAAGGATGGCAGTCTGTGGGGCTGGATGGCTCAGCTTTACTCGGTCAGATCAGAAGACTCCTGGGGAGTGGGAGACTTCGACGATTTGAAAAATATGCTAGTTGATGCCAAGAAGAAGACAGGAGCAGACTTCATTCTGATCAACCCTGTTCACGCGGCTGAACCCATTTCTCCCCTGACTCCTTCTCCCTACCTGCCTATTTCCCGCAGATTTATTAACTTTACTTATACCCGTCCGGAGGATATTGCAGAATATCAATCCCTCACACAGGCAGATAAGGCGGCTGTGGAGAATCTGCATGATCAGGCCAAAATCCTGAATGAGAATCCTAACCGGATTGACCGCGATGCCATGTGGGATAAAAAGCGTCAGGCCCTGTGGACTATTTTCCAGGCAGAGCGTTCTGCTGGGCGTCAAAAGGAGTTTGAGGATTATTGCTCCCGGGAAGGCGAAGATTTGGAAGCGTATGCCACCTGGTGTCTTGCTTATGACAAATGGGGGGCTCCAACCTCCAGTCCCGACTGCTGGGAAAAGACTTTGAACAAAGATTCAGCCGAGGTCAAGAATCTTCGTGCCCAGAATTCTCAGAGCTTGGAATTCTACAAGTGGATGGAGTGGATTGCAACCAGCCAGCTGGCCGTTGCCCAGAAGGCGGCCCAGCAGGCAGGGATGAAGATTGGCATTATGAGCGACATGGCTGTGGGTGTGCACCCTCAGGGGGCTGAAGTCTGGTGGAATCCGGAGCGCTTTGCCAGCGGTGCGACCGTCGGTGCCCCTCCTGACATGTTCAACCAGCAGGGGCAGGACTGGAGCCAGCCTCCGCTGAATCCGGTTAACCTGGAAGAGACAGGCTATGCCACCTATCGCACGATGGTGGCTGGCATCTTTGCCAAGGCCGGAGCTGTTCGTATTGATCATATTCTAGGTCTTTTCCGCCTCTGGTGGATTCCTGAAGGCAGGACAGCAGATCAGGGAACCTATGTGCAGTATGATTCTTCCATCATGCTGGGCATTCTGGCCCTGGAAGCCAGTCGAGTAGGGGGGACGGTTGTAGGCGAAGATTTAGGTGTTGTCCCCGATTATGTGGCCGACTCCCTCAAGAGTCATGGGCTCATGGGATGCGTAATTGAGTGGTATCAGCAGTACGACGGCGAATTCGTTCCTCCCAAACAGTGGAGGCAGATGGCTCTCGCCAGTGTAACTACTCATGATATGCCTCCCACCGCAGGATATTTGAATTATGAGCATGTGAAGATCCGGGAAAATTTGGGGCTGTTGACCGTTCCTGCCAAACAGTTCCGGGCCAGTGCCGAATACGAGCATAAGCAGCTTCTGTCCATGCTGGTGGACAACGGGTATCTGGATAAGGCCTTCACAAAGAATGAGAAGGTGCATGAGCAGGAGATCGTTGAAGCCATGCACCGGGCCCTGCTGGATTCTCCCTCCAAGCTGAAAGCAGCTGCCTTGGTAGATGCTGTAGGGGAGAGGCGGGCGCAGAATCAGCCGGGAACCAATAATGAATATCCCAATTGGCGGATTCCTCTGGCCGACGACAAGGGCCATGCGGTCTACCTGGAGGATCTGTTTGATCTTCCCCGAGCTCGTTCTCTTGTGGCGGTCATGAATGGAGAAAAGTAA